The Candidatus Tanganyikabacteria bacterium region GCCATGATGTTCCTTCATCGTTCTCATAGTGGGGCCGGCCTCCATGCCGGCCGCGCCAGCAGCGAGCAGACTCGCACAGGATATGCCATGATGTTCCATCATCGTTCCCATGGTGGGGCCGGCCTCCATGCCGGCCGCGCCAGCAGCGAGCAGACTCGCACAGGATATGCCATGATGTTCCATCATCGTTCCCATGGTGGGGCCGGCCTCCGTGCCGGCCGGAGGTGCGCGAATGGCCGCAGATCTTCCAGGTTTCTACGCCTACCGCCGGCGCCTGCCGCACTTTCGGGCGGCCGGCGCCACCTATTTCGTCACCTGGCGGCTTTATCCCGGGCAGCCCGACCTCGATTCCGGCGAGCGCTCTGCTGTCGTCTTAGCCGTCCGGCATTTCGACGGCCAGCGCTACGATCTGTCCGGTTTCGTGGTAATGAACGACCACGTTCATCTGCTCTTGCGCCCCCAGGCAGGTTTCACCCTGGAGAGGATCCTCCATTCCCTGAAGTCCTTCACCGCAAGAACCTTGCAGAAAACCACAGGAAGAGTCGGCCGGATCTGGCAGGACGAGTCGTTCGACCGCGTCGTCCGCTCGGAAGACGAGTACCTTGAGAAGCTCGAGTATGTCGTCAACAACCCGCGAAAGCGGTGGCCGGAGACGACGGTCTACCCGTGGGTATGGGTCGCTGATCGAGCATCGAGGGAAATCTCGACGGGTACGCTGCTGCTCCCGGTCGAGGCCGGCACGGAGGCCGGCCCCACCTGCCAATTGGATGCAACGCCCGCCGCGCCAGCGGCCGGGGTTCAGGGTTGAAAAGGTCCCAGTGCCCCCAGGCAGGCGCGCTGGAGTCGGGCGATCACCGCGCCGTGGCGGCCATTTCGTCGCGCACGATGGGAATGATCCGGTCGGCGAAGCCCTGCATGGCGGCCTCGATGACGGCGTTGCCGGCGGCCGTCAGGATCGATCGCGGCACCAGGCGCAGGAAGGCGGGCACCTCGACGTTGACCCGCGTGATCGCTTCGATGCGCGCCGCCGTGCCTTCGGAAATCGGCCGCAGCACCGCGCTGGCGCTGACCCCGGCGTCCATCGCGAAATCCCTGTGCGTGGCTTCCAGAAACTGGCACCCCACCGAGGTCATTTGCAGGAGCAGATCGTCGACCCGTTCGAACACCATGTCGAGGGCCGGCACCAGCGTGAAGCCGAACGCGCCGTAGCGGCCCAGCACGAAGCGGTACATGGCGGGGGAGAGGCGCGCCACCCGGTCAGCGCCGAGGATCCGGTGCAGCAGCGCTTCGTTGTGCCGCACGAACGTCACGACGCGCTCCGGCGGCTCCGGCAGCCGAAACTCCCGGGCGACCTGCGCCTCGAGTTCGAGCATGACCGGCCATTCTAACGCGTGGTCGGCAAGCACCTCGGG contains the following coding sequences:
- a CDS encoding transposase: MAADLPGFYAYRRRLPHFRAAGATYFVTWRLYPGQPDLDSGERSAVVLAVRHFDGQRYDLSGFVVMNDHVHLLLRPQAGFTLERILHSLKSFTARTLQKTTGRVGRIWQDESFDRVVRSEDEYLEKLEYVVNNPRKRWPETTVYPWVWVADRASREISTGTLLLPVEAGTEAGPTCQLDATPAAPAAGVQG
- a CDS encoding DUF1997 domain-containing protein; amino-acid sequence: MLELEAQVAREFRLPEPPERVVTFVRHNEALLHRILGADRVARLSPAMYRFVLGRYGAFGFTLVPALDMVFERVDDLLLQMTSVGCQFLEATHRDFAMDAGVSASAVLRPISEGTAARIEAITRVNVEVPAFLRLVPRSILTAAGNAVIEAAMQGFADRIIPIVRDEMAATAR